Proteins from a single region of Bartonella sp. M0283:
- the pgsA gene encoding CDP-diacylglycerol--glycerol-3-phosphate 3-phosphatidyltransferase — MKNHTLSLPNILTYARIVAVPLVVLCFFVEGRLQSTDTARWWAVVIFVVASITDFFDGYLARVWKQTSNIGRMLDPIADKLLVSACLLLLAADGTIAGWALWAAIIILCREILVSGLREYLASLKVSVPVSRLAKWKTTVQMFSIVFLLAGPAGDKVIPYATEFGLVMLWVAAILTLWTGWDYFRAGLKHVID; from the coding sequence ATGAAAAATCATACTTTATCGTTGCCAAACATCCTTACATATGCACGCATTGTTGCTGTACCGCTTGTCGTTTTGTGCTTTTTCGTAGAAGGCCGTCTACAATCGACCGATACGGCACGCTGGTGGGCGGTTGTCATATTTGTGGTTGCCTCTATTACAGATTTTTTCGACGGTTATCTTGCTCGCGTCTGGAAACAGACCTCGAATATCGGTCGTATGCTTGACCCGATTGCCGATAAACTTCTTGTCTCGGCGTGTCTTTTATTGCTTGCCGCCGATGGTACAATTGCAGGATGGGCTCTCTGGGCTGCAATCATCATTCTTTGCCGTGAAATTCTGGTTTCGGGATTGCGTGAATATCTGGCGTCTCTCAAAGTAAGTGTGCCGGTTTCAAGGCTCGCAAAATGGAAAACGACAGTGCAAATGTTTTCCATTGTTTTTCTGCTTGCCGGCCCTGCTGGTGACAAAGTTATTCCTTATGCAACCGAATTCGGACTTGTCATGTTGTGGGTCGCCGCTATTCTTACTCTATGGACCGGTTGGGATTATTTCCGTGCTGGTCTTAAACACGTAATTGATTGA
- the moaD gene encoding molybdopterin converting factor subunit 1, with the protein MKLQYFAWVRERIGRGEETLELPENVKTVDDLLSYLKTLGENYAYALEKPELIRVAIDEEHVDHDSLIGKPHEIALFPPMTGG; encoded by the coding sequence ATGAAGTTACAATATTTTGCCTGGGTTCGCGAACGTATCGGTCGCGGAGAAGAAACTCTTGAATTGCCGGAGAACGTCAAAACGGTCGATGATCTTCTGTCCTATCTCAAAACTCTCGGGGAAAATTATGCTTATGCGCTGGAGAAGCCCGAACTTATCCGCGTGGCTATCGACGAAGAACATGTCGATCACGATAGTCTGATTGGAAAGCCGCATGAAATCGCGCTTTTCCCGCCGATGACAGGTGGTTGA
- a CDS encoding molybdenum cofactor biosynthesis protein MoaE produces the protein MAFKIVVQSEDFDMGSEVEKIRTLSSSIGGIVAFCGLCRSEGGRLSALEIEHYPGMAEKRIKEIVDDAASRWSLNGATVIHRFGTIKVGEQIVLVVTASPHRREAFDAANFIMDFLKTEAPFWKKEHLVDGTPQNWVEAKDADLHTQEKWQKNSNLRNRR, from the coding sequence ATGGCATTCAAAATTGTTGTGCAGTCGGAAGATTTCGATATGGGAAGCGAGGTTGAAAAAATTCGCACCCTTTCGTCTTCCATTGGCGGCATTGTAGCCTTTTGTGGTTTATGCCGAAGTGAAGGCGGGCGTCTTTCTGCCCTTGAAATCGAGCATTATCCCGGAATGGCCGAGAAACGCATCAAAGAGATTGTTGATGACGCAGCGTCGCGATGGTCATTAAACGGCGCTACCGTCATTCACCGTTTCGGAACAATCAAGGTCGGCGAACAGATTGTTTTGGTCGTCACCGCCTCCCCTCACCGCAGAGAAGCTTTTGATGCGGCAAATTTCATTATGGATTTTCTGAAGACCGAAGCTCCGTTCTGGAAAAAAGAACATCTTGTTGATGGTACGCCACAAAACTGGGTTGAAGCAAAAGACGCAGATCTTCATACACAGGAGAAATGGCAAAAAAATTCCAACCTGAGAAATAGAAGATAA
- a CDS encoding YbaY family lipoprotein — MKRNIFAALTFGATALVGVSLLTIPSFIMNTIVPAYSSSLSPSIHGDVTYLQRIALPRHAYLVVQLVDVTNAEGPFPIVAEISQQPDGSVPIAFELPLSEANIVPQHKYALQARIAVGDILWFVSDERKPINPEDKEARYELVLGMVNQSTTTPKPVSTTISGREWKVEDMFSAGIIDNSNLTVSVDNKAEDKTTDSLPKYRVSGSGGCNRYTSSVSIDNDRGIIAFDPPAMTFMACAEAISQQENRFIEMLAKAKTFMFDDLGRLILKDENGNYVARLVPEI; from the coding sequence ATGAAACGGAATATCTTTGCGGCTCTTACATTTGGTGCAACTGCATTGGTGGGAGTTTCACTCCTTACAATCCCCTCTTTCATTATGAATACAATCGTTCCAGCCTATAGCTCTTCTCTGTCTCCTTCTATTCATGGCGATGTGACTTATCTGCAGCGCATTGCCCTGCCCCGGCATGCTTATCTTGTCGTTCAACTTGTCGATGTTACCAATGCGGAAGGACCTTTCCCCATCGTGGCGGAAATTTCCCAACAACCTGACGGTTCTGTTCCTATCGCATTCGAATTGCCACTGAGCGAGGCCAATATCGTTCCACAGCATAAATATGCGCTCCAAGCCCGCATTGCTGTCGGGGATATTTTATGGTTTGTAAGCGACGAACGAAAACCGATCAATCCGGAAGATAAAGAAGCCCGTTATGAACTGGTTCTCGGCATGGTCAATCAGTCCACGACCACTCCAAAACCGGTGTCAACAACAATTTCCGGCAGAGAGTGGAAAGTGGAGGATATGTTCAGCGCGGGTATTATCGATAACTCAAATCTGACTGTTTCTGTGGACAACAAAGCGGAAGACAAAACAACTGATAGCTTACCCAAATATCGTGTCAGCGGTAGTGGTGGTTGTAACCGTTATACCAGTTCGGTCTCAATTGATAATGATCGTGGAATTATAGCTTTCGACCCCCCTGCCATGACTTTTATGGCCTGTGCAGAGGCAATCTCGCAGCAGGAAAACCGCTTCATTGAAATGCTTGCAAAAGCAAAAACATTTATGTTTGACGATCTCGGTCGTCTTATTTTAAAAGACGAAAACGGAAATTATGTAGCCCGCCTCGTGCCGGAAATCTAA
- the ndk gene encoding nucleoside-diphosphate kinase, producing MAIERTFSMIKPDATRRNLTGAITKMLEEAGLRVVASKRVWMSLREAEGFYAVHKDRPFFGELTEFMSSGPTVVQVLEGENAIAKNREIMGATNPKDAAEGTIRKTFALSIGENSVHGSDSPTTAKEEIAYWFSGTEIVG from the coding sequence ATGGCTATAGAACGTACTTTTTCTATGATTAAACCGGATGCAACACGTCGTAATCTGACGGGTGCCATTACAAAAATGCTTGAGGAAGCGGGTCTACGCGTCGTCGCATCGAAGCGTGTTTGGATGAGTTTGCGTGAAGCAGAAGGCTTTTACGCTGTTCATAAAGACCGCCCGTTCTTTGGCGAATTGACTGAATTCATGTCATCGGGCCCGACTGTTGTTCAGGTACTTGAAGGTGAAAATGCCATTGCCAAAAACCGTGAGATCATGGGAGCCACAAATCCGAAAGATGCTGCTGAGGGGACAATTCGCAAGACTTTTGCTTTGTCTATCGGCGAGAATTCTGTTCACGGCTCGGATTCACCAACAACAGCCAAGGAAGAAATTGCATACTGGTTCTCCGGCACTGAAATTGTCGGCTAA
- a CDS encoding ABC-F family ATP-binding cassette domain-containing protein, which yields MLILNDITVRVAGRLLIDHSSATLPTGSKTGFVGHNGAGKSTLFRVIMGELAPETGDVTIPKDTRIGQVAQEAPGTEDSLISIVLAADKERAQLLKEAETATDPMRIAAIHTRLSDIGAHSAEARAGSILSGLGFDAEAQQRPASSFSGGWRMRIALAAVLFSEPDLLLLDEPTNYLDLEGTLWLIEYVRRYPYSVIIISHDRELLNSATTSILHLENKKLTLWRGNYDQFERQHEQTKELQLKQAAKQEAHRKHMEDFVRRFRAKATKARQAQSRLKALEKLKPISVWQDEHVQPFSFPSAEKTAASPIIALSKVDVGYEPGKPVLKGLDLRIDNDDRIALLGSNGNGKSTLAKLLAGRLKAEAGTMTVSPNLKVAFFAQHQMDDLRPEENPIEHVRRLMPNQPEAKIRAAVARMGLSTEKMMTKAKELSGGEKARLLMGLATFEGPNLLILDEPTNHLDIDSREALVMALNDFEGAVILIAHDRHLIEATADRLWLVRNGTVHPYEGDMDDYRNDILGLPKSRHAEKQEKAAAAPKSKNEQRKANAEKRAGLAPLKKQITDTEALMERLQKLIARLDAELAAPDLYAKSPAKAAELAKERADAVGRLEDAESRWLNMSADYEAAIQ from the coding sequence ATGTTGATTTTGAACGATATTACGGTCCGTGTCGCTGGACGTCTTCTGATTGATCACTCCAGTGCAACACTTCCTACGGGGTCGAAAACCGGATTTGTCGGCCATAACGGGGCTGGCAAGTCAACGCTTTTTCGCGTCATAATGGGGGAACTCGCCCCTGAAACCGGCGATGTGACCATCCCTAAAGATACCCGCATCGGACAAGTTGCCCAGGAAGCTCCCGGCACCGAGGATTCGCTCATTTCAATAGTTCTCGCAGCAGACAAAGAACGGGCTCAATTGTTAAAGGAAGCTGAAACGGCAACCGACCCGATGAGAATTGCTGCAATCCACACCCGTCTTAGTGATATCGGTGCGCATTCTGCCGAAGCCCGTGCCGGAAGTATCCTATCAGGATTGGGATTTGATGCAGAAGCGCAACAGCGTCCTGCCTCTTCCTTTTCCGGCGGATGGCGCATGCGCATTGCACTTGCAGCGGTTCTGTTTTCCGAACCCGATCTTCTCTTGCTTGACGAGCCGACAAACTATCTCGATCTCGAGGGTACATTATGGCTTATTGAATATGTGCGTCGTTACCCTTACTCGGTCATTATCATCAGTCATGACAGGGAACTTCTCAACAGTGCAACGACCTCAATTCTCCATCTAGAAAACAAGAAACTGACACTCTGGCGCGGAAATTATGATCAATTCGAACGCCAACATGAGCAAACAAAAGAACTCCAATTGAAGCAGGCAGCCAAGCAGGAAGCCCATCGCAAACATATGGAGGATTTTGTCCGGCGTTTCCGTGCCAAAGCAACCAAGGCAAGACAAGCGCAATCGCGCTTGAAAGCATTGGAGAAACTGAAACCTATCAGCGTTTGGCAGGATGAACATGTGCAACCTTTTTCGTTTCCCTCGGCGGAAAAGACAGCTGCCTCGCCAATTATCGCACTGTCAAAAGTCGATGTCGGATATGAACCGGGAAAACCGGTATTGAAAGGTCTTGACCTCAGGATAGATAATGATGACAGAATAGCCCTGCTAGGTTCGAACGGTAACGGAAAATCCACTCTGGCAAAATTGCTAGCAGGTCGCCTTAAAGCCGAGGCTGGCACAATGACAGTGTCGCCCAATCTGAAAGTGGCGTTTTTTGCCCAGCATCAAATGGATGATTTGCGGCCGGAAGAAAATCCTATCGAACATGTGCGCCGTCTCATGCCAAATCAACCAGAGGCAAAAATCCGCGCAGCGGTTGCGCGTATGGGGCTGTCGACCGAAAAAATGATGACCAAAGCCAAGGAGCTTTCGGGTGGTGAAAAAGCCCGCTTGCTCATGGGGCTTGCAACTTTTGAAGGGCCAAACCTTTTAATTCTCGACGAACCGACCAACCACCTTGATATTGACAGTCGCGAAGCTCTCGTTATGGCTCTTAACGATTTCGAAGGTGCCGTCATTCTCATCGCACATGATCGCCATCTGATCGAAGCGACAGCTGACCGGCTTTGGCTGGTACGCAATGGTACAGTCCATCCCTATGAAGGTGATATGGACGATTATCGTAATGATATATTAGGGCTGCCAAAATCCAGGCACGCTGAAAAACAAGAGAAAGCTGCTGCGGCTCCTAAATCGAAGAACGAACAGCGTAAAGCAAATGCTGAAAAACGTGCCGGACTAGCACCACTCAAGAAACAGATAACCGATACCGAAGCTTTAATGGAAAGGCTGCAAAAACTTATCGCGCGTCTGGACGCAGAACTTGCTGCACCGGATCTTTATGCAAAATCGCCCGCAAAAGCTGCGGAACTCGCCAAAGAACGTGCCGATGCCGTTGGCCGGCTGGAAGATGCAGAAAGCCGCTGGCTAAACATGAGCGCCGATTACGAGGCCGCCATTCAATAA
- a CDS encoding MFS transporter, whose amino-acid sequence MSTATIEENAQPHNSVAQILLASMIGTTIEFFDFYVFATAAALLFPVLFFPKGDPTVALLSSFAIFSAAFFARPLGSIIFGHYGDKLGRKVTLVAALLTMGISTVLIGFLPTYASIGWYAPLLLTLCRFGQGLGLGGEWGGAVLLATENAPKEKRGWYAMFPQLGAPIGLILSAGTFWFMWNFLSEGQRFEWGWRIPFIASIILIIIGLWVRLSISETPEFKKAIERAERVKVPLIDVFVKYPRALFLGSFAGMTTFVLFYLCSAYLLSYSTHHLNLTFGQALEIQMVGAVFFGLLIPFSGKVSDRIGRRTLLIWVTIFIGLFSFSMPYLLDGGVFGSFILSAVGLGLMGLTYGPIGAALASPFPTSIRYTGASMTFNLAGIFGASFAPYIAETLVQNFGTAYIGYYLLLCSFISLTCFVGFTDKEISH is encoded by the coding sequence ATGTCAACAGCTACCATCGAAGAAAATGCACAACCTCATAATTCGGTTGCGCAGATTTTGCTTGCCAGTATGATCGGTACGACGATCGAGTTTTTCGATTTTTATGTCTTTGCAACGGCAGCAGCGCTTCTATTTCCCGTGTTATTTTTTCCGAAAGGTGATCCGACTGTTGCACTTCTAAGTTCTTTCGCCATTTTTTCGGCGGCGTTCTTTGCCCGTCCTTTAGGATCAATCATCTTCGGTCATTATGGTGACAAATTAGGTCGCAAAGTGACACTCGTGGCGGCATTGCTCACAATGGGTATCTCGACTGTTCTTATTGGTTTTCTGCCGACATATGCATCCATCGGCTGGTATGCCCCGTTATTGCTGACGCTCTGCCGTTTCGGTCAGGGACTTGGTCTGGGAGGTGAATGGGGCGGCGCTGTCTTGCTGGCAACAGAAAATGCACCGAAGGAAAAACGCGGCTGGTATGCGATGTTCCCGCAACTCGGTGCGCCAATCGGACTTATACTTTCTGCTGGTACATTCTGGTTCATGTGGAATTTTTTAAGCGAAGGCCAACGTTTTGAATGGGGATGGCGGATACCCTTTATCGCTTCAATTATTCTGATTATAATCGGCCTTTGGGTACGGCTTTCCATCAGTGAGACGCCCGAATTCAAAAAAGCAATAGAGCGTGCCGAACGCGTTAAAGTGCCATTGATCGACGTCTTTGTTAAATATCCGCGAGCGCTTTTCCTCGGTAGTTTCGCCGGTATGACCACCTTTGTCTTGTTCTACCTGTGCAGCGCATATTTGTTATCCTATTCAACCCACCACCTTAACCTCACTTTCGGCCAAGCGCTTGAAATCCAGATGGTCGGTGCCGTATTCTTCGGTCTTCTCATTCCGTTTTCAGGAAAGGTATCCGACCGTATCGGACGCCGCACTCTGCTGATCTGGGTTACAATTTTTATCGGGCTTTTTTCTTTTTCCATGCCCTATCTTTTGGATGGAGGTGTGTTCGGCAGCTTCATACTTTCAGCCGTTGGCCTCGGCCTGATGGGGCTCACCTATGGTCCGATCGGCGCAGCCCTTGCATCACCTTTTCCGACATCAATCAGATATACCGGTGCATCAATGACATTCAACCTTGCGGGAATTTTTGGTGCATCATTCGCGCCTTATATTGCCGAGACACTCGTCCAGAATTTCGGCACCGCTTATATCGGTTATTATCTATTATTGTGTTCCTTTATCTCTCTGACATGTTTTGTCGGCTTTACAGACAAAGAAATTTCACACTGA
- a CDS encoding DNA polymerase III subunit chi, giving the protein MAEILFYHLTQSTLEDALPGLLERSLARDWKVTIQFMSDERRDAMDSYLWVYSDDSFIGHGTERDKYPNLQPIYLTVGEENPNGSQVRFMLEGSNCTEPDNYERLVVMFDGHDEDLLAQTRQQWKTYKAKNHKLTYWQQTEDRRWEKKA; this is encoded by the coding sequence GTGGCAGAAATACTATTCTACCACCTGACACAGTCTACGCTCGAAGACGCCTTACCTGGACTTCTCGAGCGTTCGCTGGCTCGCGACTGGAAAGTGACTATCCAGTTTATGAGTGACGAACGGCGTGATGCAATGGATTCTTACCTTTGGGTCTATTCGGATGATTCCTTTATCGGTCACGGCACGGAAAGGGATAAATACCCGAATCTCCAACCGATTTATTTGACCGTGGGGGAAGAAAATCCGAATGGCTCACAAGTCCGTTTCATGCTCGAAGGATCAAATTGTACTGAACCCGACAATTACGAGAGACTTGTTGTCATGTTTGACGGTCATGACGAGGATCTATTGGCTCAAACGCGCCAACAATGGAAAACTTATAAGGCTAAAAATCATAAATTGACTTACTGGCAGCAAACCGAAGACCGCCGATGGGAGAAAAAAGCCTGA
- a CDS encoding leucyl aminopeptidase: protein MQKNIVIESSTISAPKKNVVVVLVNDDGKSAFEVEKMVGKALVDRIMKVRHFKGEKLELVDEVCDGKKGFDRLVLLGVGNVARLQGDDWVKLGGATFSALKDSEEADIYLTVAGEKLKEQSILDFILGIRLRGYAFDDYKTVLKNKEKKAKSCKITLQLEDEKAGKTLLERANSLADAILFARDLINQPANILGTKEFVKEVEKLEKLGVDVEILDEKDMKKLGMGALLGVSRGSKRPPYLAVMQWQGGKTKDRPLAFVGKGVVFDSGGISLKSSAGMEGMKGDMGGAAAVTGLLKAAASRKAKANIVGVIGLVENMPDANAQRPGDIVTSMSGQTIEVINTDAEGRLVLSDALWYTKERFNPKIMVDLATLTGAIMVALGSDHAGLFSNQDDLARNLIKAGLETGEKLWRMPLNETYDKLVDSKVADMRNSCGRHAGSITAAQFLQRFVGDTAWAHLDIAGTAIESPLNEYNQSWGSGFGVRLLDRLIQDSYEG, encoded by the coding sequence ATGCAAAAAAATATTGTTATTGAAAGCAGTACGATTTCTGCACCGAAAAAAAACGTTGTTGTCGTTCTTGTTAACGATGACGGTAAAAGTGCTTTTGAAGTAGAAAAGATGGTTGGGAAAGCACTTGTCGACAGAATTATGAAAGTGCGTCACTTCAAAGGTGAGAAGTTGGAGCTGGTCGACGAAGTCTGCGATGGGAAAAAGGGTTTTGACCGGTTGGTGCTGCTTGGGGTAGGAAACGTAGCTCGGCTACAAGGAGATGACTGGGTGAAACTCGGTGGCGCGACATTTTCCGCTCTGAAAGATAGCGAAGAAGCAGACATATATCTCACTGTAGCGGGAGAAAAATTGAAAGAACAAAGCATTCTAGATTTTATTCTCGGAATTCGGCTCCGCGGCTACGCGTTCGACGACTATAAAACTGTTTTAAAAAATAAAGAAAAGAAGGCAAAATCCTGCAAGATAACTCTTCAACTGGAAGATGAAAAAGCGGGAAAAACACTTCTGGAACGGGCAAATTCACTTGCTGACGCTATACTTTTTGCGCGTGATCTGATCAACCAGCCTGCCAATATTCTTGGAACCAAAGAATTTGTGAAAGAAGTTGAAAAACTTGAAAAGCTTGGCGTTGATGTCGAAATTCTTGACGAAAAAGATATGAAAAAACTGGGCATGGGGGCACTTCTTGGCGTCTCTCGTGGTTCGAAGCGTCCACCTTATCTGGCAGTTATGCAGTGGCAGGGCGGAAAAACAAAAGATCGTCCATTGGCTTTCGTCGGCAAAGGTGTAGTTTTCGATTCAGGCGGAATTTCTTTGAAATCGAGTGCCGGAATGGAGGGAATGAAAGGCGATATGGGGGGAGCCGCCGCCGTTACCGGTCTCCTAAAGGCTGCAGCTTCTAGAAAAGCCAAAGCCAATATTGTCGGTGTTATCGGACTTGTAGAAAATATGCCTGATGCCAATGCCCAACGTCCGGGCGATATTGTTACGTCAATGTCAGGCCAGACAATTGAGGTTATTAATACCGACGCAGAGGGCCGTTTGGTTCTGTCGGATGCGCTATGGTACACCAAAGAACGTTTCAATCCAAAGATTATGGTCGATCTTGCAACGCTGACCGGTGCAATTATGGTGGCGCTTGGTAGTGATCATGCGGGACTATTCAGTAATCAGGACGATTTGGCTCGTAACCTGATCAAAGCAGGGCTTGAAACCGGCGAAAAACTCTGGCGGATGCCGTTGAATGAAACTTATGACAAATTGGTCGATTCGAAAGTGGCCGATATGAGAAATAGCTGTGGGCGTCACGCCGGTTCCATTACTGCCGCGCAATTTTTGCAGCGTTTTGTCGGCGATACAGCCTGGGCGCATCTTGATATCGCCGGTACAGCAATTGAGTCCCCCTTAAACGAATACAATCAGTCCTGGGGCTCGGGGTTTGGTGTTCGTCTGCTTGATCGTCTTATCCAGGATAGCTACGAGGGTTGA
- the lptF gene encoding LPS export ABC transporter permease LptF: MRIIELYILRRVFVLFMAVLLAAVGISWTVQVLSRINFLTTSGQTLFTILQFSSLFIPSVIPLVIPFALVIAIAQTLSTMNQDSELVVINASGAPRSTVWKPIVLLAVLAAIFSFVITNFISPQARITMREMMATTHSDLINVFIQEGNFRELTDDLYMEIGERHDDGTIGRLFIADQRDPATDLYYYAINGSVISNDTGDFLVLNNGEVQRRDNKAGTMSIIKFGSYTFNLSDFTASDGTPTIFPKDRPLVYLFHPDANDSYYQRRPLQYTAELHRRFTDWLYPIVFALIALAVAGDARSQRQARVSASFSAISLSLIVYAIGYFFGDRSDNDLAYIPLLYILPIGVCGFILFLFLTNRKMTLPDQFGYKLWNSLKHLKDRIFRHKQSDVNGGAS; the protein is encoded by the coding sequence ATGCGCATTATTGAATTATACATCCTACGACGTGTTTTCGTTCTGTTTATGGCAGTGCTCCTTGCTGCTGTAGGAATCAGCTGGACTGTTCAGGTTCTGTCCAGAATTAATTTTTTAACCACCAGTGGTCAGACTCTTTTTACTATACTGCAATTCTCGTCCCTTTTTATCCCCTCGGTTATCCCGCTCGTTATTCCGTTCGCTCTCGTTATAGCCATTGCCCAGACATTATCGACAATGAACCAGGATTCGGAGCTCGTTGTCATCAATGCATCGGGAGCACCTCGCAGCACCGTCTGGAAACCGATTGTGCTGCTTGCCGTTCTTGCGGCGATATTTTCCTTTGTCATCACAAACTTCATAAGCCCGCAAGCACGTATCACAATGCGAGAAATGATGGCGACGACACATTCGGACCTCATCAATGTGTTCATACAAGAAGGAAATTTTCGTGAGTTGACAGACGATCTCTATATGGAAATCGGAGAACGCCATGACGACGGTACCATCGGAAGACTTTTTATCGCCGACCAGCGTGATCCGGCGACGGACCTCTATTATTACGCGATCAATGGCTCGGTTATCAGCAATGACACCGGAGATTTTCTCGTTCTCAATAATGGCGAAGTTCAAAGGCGCGACAATAAAGCCGGAACCATGTCTATTATCAAATTCGGCTCCTATACATTTAACTTGAGCGATTTCACAGCAAGTGACGGAACCCCAACGATATTTCCCAAGGATCGTCCGCTGGTTTATCTTTTTCACCCGGACGCCAACGATTCCTATTATCAAAGACGACCGTTACAATACACTGCCGAATTGCATCGTCGCTTCACCGACTGGCTTTACCCGATTGTTTTTGCATTGATTGCATTGGCAGTTGCGGGTGATGCACGTTCGCAACGTCAGGCGCGCGTTTCTGCATCATTTTCAGCAATTTCCCTTTCGCTTATTGTCTATGCTATCGGTTATTTTTTTGGTGACCGGTCGGATAATGATCTGGCTTACATACCGCTTCTTTACATTTTGCCGATCGGTGTTTGCGGCTTTATCCTATTTCTGTTTCTGACGAATCGTAAAATGACATTGCCCGATCAATTCGGTTACAAATTATGGAATAGTCTAAAACATTTGAAAGATAGAATTTTCCGCCATAAACAATCTGATGTAAATGGGGGTGCATCATGA